Proteins found in one Panthera tigris isolate Pti1 chromosome B3, P.tigris_Pti1_mat1.1, whole genome shotgun sequence genomic segment:
- the MTHFS gene encoding 5-formyltetrahydrofolate cyclo-ligase isoform X2, protein MAAATAVSSAKRSLRAELKQRLRAMSAEERLRQSQLLAQKVIAHSQYQKSKRISIFLSMPDEVETEEIIRDIFRQGKTCFVPRYRFQNNHMDMLRLTSPDEISLLPRTSWNILQPGEDEVREEALSTGTCLVDIASWKSRGPLKHRVFQTQSRSLSPFRRVSLWAWHRPCYRQPPS, encoded by the exons ATGGCGGCGGCGACGGCCGTGAGCAGCGCCAAGCGGAGCCTGCGGGCCGAGCTGAAGCAGCGTCTGCGGGCGATGAGCGCCGAGGAGCGGCTGCGTCAGTCCCAACTCTTGGCCCAGAAG GTGATAGCTCACAGTCAGTATCAAAAGTCGAAAAGAATCTCCATCTTTCTGAGCATGCCAGACGAAGTCGAGACAGAAGAGATCATCAGGGACATTTTCCGGCAAGGGAAGACCTGCTTCGTCCCACGGTACCGGTTCCAGAACAACCACATGGACATGCTGAGACTGACGTCCCCCGACGAAATTTCGTTACTTCCCAGGACGTCCTGGAATATCCTTCAGCCTGGAGAGGATGAGGTCCGGGAGGAAGCCTTGTCCACAG GCACCTGCCTTGTGGACATCGCCTCTTGGAAGTCACGTGGGCCTCTCAAACACAGAGTCTTCCAGACGCAGTCACGTTCCCTCAGCCCCTTCCGCCGTGTGTCTCTCTGGGCGTGGCACCGGCCGTGCTACCGTCAGCCACCCAGCTGA